In Polyodon spathula isolate WHYD16114869_AA unplaced genomic scaffold, ASM1765450v1 scaffolds_764, whole genome shotgun sequence, one genomic interval encodes:
- the blmh gene encoding bleomycin hydrolase: MTAGLSPEKVASFTKKLKSEPRYLLAQNVSTCIDPLEVCLHRTTVQDTVHVFQHAIPSEGKPITHQKSSGRCWIFSCLNVMRLPFMKKFNMEEFEFSQSYLFFWDKIERCYYFLHAYVETALRKEPVDGRLVQFLLSNPSNDGGQWDMLVNLIEKYGVMPKKSFPESHSSEASRRMNDILNHKMREYCLRLRNMVASDASKEELSDTMDTMIEEVFRVVSVCLGSPPDTFTWEYRDKEKNFHRLGPLSPLQFYREHVKPLYDIEDKICLVNDPRPQNPYNKLYGVEFLGNMVGGRITKYNNQAVDVLKKAAADSIKDGEAVWFGCDVGKHFHGKLGINDMDVFNHELVFGISVKNLSKAERLIFGDSLMTHAMVLTAVTDKEGKEGSYKKWRVENSWGDDRGNKGYLIMTDDWFSEYVYEVVVDKKYVSAEVLEVMEQELVVLPAWDPMGALA, translated from the exons atgaCAGCTG GTCTGAGCCCTGAGAAGGTCGCCTCCTTCACTAAGAAGCTGAAGTCGGAGCCCCGCTACCTGCTGGCTCAGAATGTGTCGACCTGCATCGACCCTCTGGAGGTGTGTCTGCACAGGACGACGGTGCAGGACACCGTCCACGTCTTCCAGCACGCCATCCCCAGCGAGGGCAAGCCCATCACACACCAGAAGAGCTCAG GAAGGTGCTGGATCTTTTCCTGCCTCAACGTGATGCGTCTTCCGTTCATGAAGAAGTTTAACATGGAAGAGTTCGAGTTCAGCCAGTCCTATCTGTTCTTCTGGGATAAG ATTGAGCGCTGTTACTACTTCCTTCACGCCTACGTGGAGACAGCCCTGCGGAAAGAGCCTGTGGACGGGAGGCTGGTCCAGTTCCTTCTGTCCAACCCCTCCAACGACGGAGGACAGTGGGACATGCTGGTCAACCTTATCG AAAAATACGGCGTTATGCCCAAGAAGAGTTTCCCGGAGTCGCACAGCTCGGAGGCCTCCAGACGGATGAATGACATTCTGAACCACAAG ATGAGAGAGTATTGCCTCAGACTGAGGAACATGGTGGCCAGCGATGCATCTAAAGAAGAGCTCTCTGACACCATGGATACTATGATAGAGGAG GTGTTTCGGGTGGTGAGTGTCTGTCTGGGCAGCCCTCCCGACACGTTCACCTGGGAGTACCGAGACAAGGAGAAGAACTTCCACAGGCTGGGGCCACTGAGCCCACTGCAGTTCTACAGAGAGCATGTCAAACCACTGTACGACATTGAGGACaag ATCTGCCTGGTGAATGACCCTCGACCCCAGAACCCCTACAATAAGCTGTACGGTGTAGAGTTCCTGGGTAACATGGTGGGCGGCCGCATAACCAAATACAATAACCAGGCTGTGGACGTGCTCAAGAAAGCCGCCGCGGACTCCATCAAAGACGGGGAG GCTGTGTGGTTTGGTTGTGATGTTGGGAAGCACTTCCATGGCAAGCTGGGTATCAACGACATGGATGT GTTTAACCATGAGCTGGTGTTTGGGATCTCTGTGAAGAACCTGTCCAAGGCTGAGAGGTTAATATTTGGAGACTCTTTGATGACCCACGCCATGGTCCTGACTGCTGTCACTGACAAG GAAGGGAAGGAGGGAAGTTACAAGAAGTGGAGAGTTGAGAATTCCTGGGGAGACGACCGTGGAAACAAAG GCTACCTCATCATGACTGACGACTGGTTCTCGGAGTATGTTTACGAGGTAGTCGTGGACAAGAAGTACGTCTCCGCAGAGGTGCTGGAAGTGATGGAGCAAGAGCTGGTGGTCCTCCCAGCCTGGGATCCAATGGGTGCCCTCGCTTAA
- the LOC121308612 gene encoding uncharacterized protein LOC121308612 isoform X3, with product MAGIRTPVPRLLFLLLTSLPAVSSKDPCDISVSGKRSYTSVPVGGALSLSCTVMHCGPGSWSGEWGRSDRGNFNPLNVSDDRVQVSAIPVRETETALRLTIQNVVYTDSGDYQCRVIGTALKITSLGHMTNVTVTDSPGRRLHERLLICFSPILSLGVGCLLCWSCRATKYKASARTTECEEPDTELVYTTVILRDPTHQPHSPAEAPPPSVSEYSAVHFPHRGDGERARNA from the exons ATGGCTGGAATTCGAACCCCAGTCCCCCGCCTCCTGTTCCTTCTTCTAACCAGCCTTCCCG CAGTTTCCTCTAAAGACCCCTGCGATATTTCAGTGAGTGGGAAGAGATCCTACACGTCAGTCCCAGTAGGGGGCGCCCTCTCTCTGAGCTGCACTGTGATGCACTGTGGTCCAGGGAGCTGGAGTGGAGAGTGGGGCCGGTCTGACAGGGGTAATTTCAACCCCTTGAACGTCAGTGATGACAGAGTGCAGGTGTCTGCGATTCCAGTAAGAGAGACCGAGACTGCACTGCGGCTGACCATTCAGAACGTGGTGTATACTGACTCTGGAGACTATCAGTGCAGGGTGATTGGTACAGCTTTAAAGATCACCAGCCTGGGACACATGACTAACGTGACTGTCACAG ACTCTCCAGGGCGCAGGCTGCACGAAAGGCTCCTCATTTGCTTTTCCCCCATCCTCTCCCTCGGAGTGGGCTGCCTGCTGTGCTGGAGCTGCAGAGCGACCAAATACAAAGCTTCAG CTCGAACGACGGAGTGTGAAGAGCCAGACACAGAG CTGGTTTACACCACAGTGATTCTGCGAGACCCCACCCACCAACCCCACTCCCCAGCTGAAGCTCCTCCCCCTTCAGTGTCAGAATATTCCGCCGTTCACTTTCCACACAGAGGAGACGGGGAAAGAGCCCGGAATGCATAA
- the LOC121308612 gene encoding uncharacterized protein LOC121308612 isoform X1 has product MAGIRTPVPRLLFLLLTSLPAVSSKDPCDISVSGKRSYTSVPVGGALSLSCTVMHCGPGSWSGEWGRSDRGNFNPLNVSDDRVQVSAIPVRETETALRLTIQNVVYTDSGDYQCRVIGTALKITSLGHMTNVTVTGRSLLPLGDAPRLSPDSPGRRLHERLLICFSPILSLGVGCLLCWSCRATKYKASARTTECEEPDTELVYTTVILRDPTHQPHSPAEAPPPSVSEYSAVHFPHRGDGERARNA; this is encoded by the exons ATGGCTGGAATTCGAACCCCAGTCCCCCGCCTCCTGTTCCTTCTTCTAACCAGCCTTCCCG CAGTTTCCTCTAAAGACCCCTGCGATATTTCAGTGAGTGGGAAGAGATCCTACACGTCAGTCCCAGTAGGGGGCGCCCTCTCTCTGAGCTGCACTGTGATGCACTGTGGTCCAGGGAGCTGGAGTGGAGAGTGGGGCCGGTCTGACAGGGGTAATTTCAACCCCTTGAACGTCAGTGATGACAGAGTGCAGGTGTCTGCGATTCCAGTAAGAGAGACCGAGACTGCACTGCGGCTGACCATTCAGAACGTGGTGTATACTGACTCTGGAGACTATCAGTGCAGGGTGATTGGTACAGCTTTAAAGATCACCAGCCTGGGACACATGACTAACGTGACTGTCACAG GTAGATCTCTGCTGCCTCTCGGTGACGCCCCCCGTCTCTCCCCAGACTCTCCAGGGCGCAGGCTGCACGAAAGGCTCCTCATTTGCTTTTCCCCCATCCTCTCCCTCGGAGTGGGCTGCCTGCTGTGCTGGAGCTGCAGAGCGACCAAATACAAAGCTTCAG CTCGAACGACGGAGTGTGAAGAGCCAGACACAGAG CTGGTTTACACCACAGTGATTCTGCGAGACCCCACCCACCAACCCCACTCCCCAGCTGAAGCTCCTCCCCCTTCAGTGTCAGAATATTCCGCCGTTCACTTTCCACACAGAGGAGACGGGGAAAGAGCCCGGAATGCATAA
- the LOC121308612 gene encoding uncharacterized protein LOC121308612 isoform X2 → MAGIRTPVPRLLFLLLTSLPVSSKDPCDISVSGKRSYTSVPVGGALSLSCTVMHCGPGSWSGEWGRSDRGNFNPLNVSDDRVQVSAIPVRETETALRLTIQNVVYTDSGDYQCRVIGTALKITSLGHMTNVTVTGRSLLPLGDAPRLSPDSPGRRLHERLLICFSPILSLGVGCLLCWSCRATKYKASARTTECEEPDTELVYTTVILRDPTHQPHSPAEAPPPSVSEYSAVHFPHRGDGERARNA, encoded by the exons ATGGCTGGAATTCGAACCCCAGTCCCCCGCCTCCTGTTCCTTCTTCTAACCAGCCTTCCCG TTTCCTCTAAAGACCCCTGCGATATTTCAGTGAGTGGGAAGAGATCCTACACGTCAGTCCCAGTAGGGGGCGCCCTCTCTCTGAGCTGCACTGTGATGCACTGTGGTCCAGGGAGCTGGAGTGGAGAGTGGGGCCGGTCTGACAGGGGTAATTTCAACCCCTTGAACGTCAGTGATGACAGAGTGCAGGTGTCTGCGATTCCAGTAAGAGAGACCGAGACTGCACTGCGGCTGACCATTCAGAACGTGGTGTATACTGACTCTGGAGACTATCAGTGCAGGGTGATTGGTACAGCTTTAAAGATCACCAGCCTGGGACACATGACTAACGTGACTGTCACAG GTAGATCTCTGCTGCCTCTCGGTGACGCCCCCCGTCTCTCCCCAGACTCTCCAGGGCGCAGGCTGCACGAAAGGCTCCTCATTTGCTTTTCCCCCATCCTCTCCCTCGGAGTGGGCTGCCTGCTGTGCTGGAGCTGCAGAGCGACCAAATACAAAGCTTCAG CTCGAACGACGGAGTGTGAAGAGCCAGACACAGAG CTGGTTTACACCACAGTGATTCTGCGAGACCCCACCCACCAACCCCACTCCCCAGCTGAAGCTCCTCCCCCTTCAGTGTCAGAATATTCCGCCGTTCACTTTCCACACAGAGGAGACGGGGAAAGAGCCCGGAATGCATAA